The following coding sequences lie in one Pseudomonas monsensis genomic window:
- a CDS encoding YceK/YidQ family lipoprotein, with the protein MFRKLIMLVLIATLSGCMATAMRMDYDKHRCPYIGLRFDWWLVGTSKGKLIPFLLIDAPFSLVVDTVFFPFEYQYSCNL; encoded by the coding sequence GTGTTTCGCAAGTTGATAATGCTGGTGCTGATCGCCACGTTGAGTGGCTGCATGGCAACCGCCATGCGCATGGATTACGACAAACACCGATGCCCCTACATCGGCCTGCGGTTTGACTGGTGGCTGGTGGGCACCTCCAAAGGCAAGCTGATTCCGTTTTTACTGATCGATGCGCCGTTTTCGCTGGTGGTCGATACGGTGTTTTTTCCCTTCGAATATCAGTACAGCTGCAACCTTTGA
- a CDS encoding cupin domain-containing protein, which produces MRRPLFLATAAVLASLIGTAHAADTQPKAWQQGLSRTDLVRQDLGAADREVIQARVDFEPGVTSPRHAHPGVEVAYVISGTFEYQLEGRAPVTLKAGDSLYIPEGVAHIARNAGQDKGSELATYIVKKGEPLLILKP; this is translated from the coding sequence ATGCGCCGTCCACTGTTTCTGGCTACCGCTGCAGTACTCGCGTCTTTGATCGGCACCGCACACGCCGCTGACACCCAACCCAAGGCCTGGCAACAAGGCCTGAGTCGCACCGATCTGGTTCGCCAGGACCTTGGTGCAGCCGACCGTGAAGTGATACAGGCGCGGGTCGATTTCGAACCCGGCGTGACCTCACCGCGCCATGCGCATCCGGGCGTGGAAGTGGCGTATGTGATCAGCGGCACTTTTGAATACCAACTGGAGGGCAGGGCGCCCGTGACGCTGAAGGCCGGGGATTCGCTGTACATTCCAGAAGGCGTGGCGCACATCGCGCGCAATGCCGGTCAGGACAAGGGTTCGGAACTGGCGACGTATATCGTCAAGAAGGGCGAGCCGTTGTTGATACTCAAGCCCTGA
- a CDS encoding transcriptional regulator GcvA, with translation MVARLPSLNGLRAFECAARYMSFTKAAAELHVTQTAISHQIRRLEDELGVTLFLRLKEGLALTEEGQAYLPGIRAAFHELRQATQALLASRQNTVLTINTLVSVASKWLLPRLPSFQQANPDIDVRISASTDLVDFRQGGIDAAIRYGRGDWKGLRADFLMSDEIFPVCSPALLSTTKGLNTPADLLDHTLLQVSGMTAGDWNRWLCAAGESATLAEGPRLTFDLAMMAVQAAVDVQGVCIGRSTYVADDLRAGRLVAPFALRLKDELGFYLVTPHETADSKKIVALRTWLMAQQYPGEIFV, from the coding sequence ATGGTCGCCAGACTGCCTTCCCTCAATGGCTTGCGAGCCTTTGAGTGCGCCGCTCGGTATATGAGCTTTACCAAGGCCGCCGCAGAACTGCACGTTACGCAAACTGCCATCAGTCATCAGATTCGGCGACTTGAAGACGAGCTTGGCGTGACCTTGTTTTTGCGGCTCAAGGAGGGGCTGGCGCTCACTGAAGAGGGGCAGGCCTATTTGCCCGGCATCCGTGCGGCGTTTCATGAATTGCGCCAGGCGACGCAGGCATTGTTGGCGTCGCGTCAAAACACGGTGCTGACCATCAATACCCTGGTCTCCGTGGCCTCCAAATGGCTGCTGCCGCGCCTGCCGTCGTTCCAGCAGGCCAATCCCGATATAGATGTGCGAATCAGCGCGTCCACCGACCTGGTGGATTTTCGCCAGGGTGGCATTGATGCGGCCATTCGTTACGGGCGCGGCGACTGGAAAGGTTTGCGTGCGGATTTTCTTATGTCTGATGAGATTTTCCCGGTGTGCAGCCCGGCGTTGCTCAGCACCACGAAAGGGCTGAACACGCCTGCAGATTTGCTTGATCACACCTTGCTGCAAGTCAGTGGCATGACCGCCGGAGACTGGAACCGCTGGCTTTGCGCAGCCGGTGAGTCAGCGACATTGGCTGAAGGGCCGCGGCTGACGTTCGACCTGGCGATGATGGCCGTGCAGGCCGCCGTTGACGTGCAGGGGGTGTGCATCGGGCGCTCGACCTATGTTGCCGATGATCTGCGGGCCGGGCGTCTGGTGGCGCCTTTTGCACTGCGCTTGAAGGATGAGTTGGGGTTCTATCTGGTGACGCCCCATGAAACCGCGGACTCGAAGAAAATCGTCGCCTTGAGGACATGGTTGATGGCGCAGCAGTATCCCGGCGAAATCTTTGTATAA